A single region of the Alosa alosa isolate M-15738 ecotype Scorff River chromosome 6, AALO_Geno_1.1, whole genome shotgun sequence genome encodes:
- the LOC125295696 gene encoding charged multivesicular body protein 4b, producing the protein MSVFGKLFGGGNKGGKGPSPQDAIQRLRETEEMLTKKQEFLEKKIEQELVTAKKNGTKNKRAALQALKRKKRYEKQLAQIDGTLSTIEFQREALENANTNTEVLKNMGFAAKAMKAAHENMDIDKVDDLMQDITEQQELAQEISDAISRPVGFGEDFDEDELLAELEELEQEELDKNLLEIGGTEDVPLPSVPSTSLPSKPAKKKEEEDDDDMEDLKAWAMEAM; encoded by the exons ATGTCTGTGTTTGGAAAGTTGTTTGGCGGAGGGAATAAAGGAGGAAAAGGACCGAGTCCACAAGATGCCATCCAACGACTTCGCGAGACAGAGGAGATGTTGACCAAAAAACAGGAGTTCTTAGAGAAAAAGATTGAACAGGAACTTGTCACTGCTAAAAAGAACGGCACGAAAAACAAACGAG CTGCTTTACAGGCGCTGAAGAGGAAGAAACGCTATGAGAAGCAGCTGGCACAGATCGATGGAACTCTGTCCACCATCGAGTTTCAACGGGAGGCACTGGAGAACGCCAACACCAACACCGAGGTGCTCAAGAATATGGGATTCGCAGCAAAGGCTATGAAGGCCGCACACGAAAACAT GGACATAGACAAAGTGGATGATTTGATGCAGGATATCACGGAACAGCAGGAACTTGCACAAGAGATCTCAGACGCTATTTCCAGACCTGTTGGTTTTGGTGAAGACTTCGACGAG GACGAGCTGCTGGCTGAACTGGAAGAGTTGGAGCAGGAGGAACTAGACAAAAACCTTCTGGAAATTGGTGGGACGGAAGATGTCCCATTACCAAGTGTGCCTTCAACTTCTCTCCCATCCAAACCAG CcaagaaaaaagaagaggaggatgatgatgatatggAAGATCTCAAGGCTTGGGCAATGGAGGCAATGTAA